In a genomic window of Candidatus Competibacteraceae bacterium:
- a CDS encoding SulP family inorganic anion transporter: MSAELRASPWLAGVATSRQDWLPGLLAALLTLPQAIALATLAGMPVEHGLYLSLLPALAATLIGNSRVALSGPNTAASILLYASATMFATPYSPVYVNQVLLTTFFAAVFQFAFVFLRAGNLFLDLPISVAQGIIAGTGVLILSQQVGPLLGVIINGQGFIESLGQALCFDAKNYWPLLVGAVAILAGLTAKAFKLGRYHLLIALAAGWLAADVCDWLFGSANTAFERLGHLNLTIRVLSVPTVNWTELVALFAAVSDGLAVAAVGSLQAAIMARTTSMLIHEPMAVNRDILGQAVMNLLATFTSGFAGATSFNRTLANIESGARSRAAGAIGILILGIGVAISEPWLARIPLPAVAGVLVLVAIALMSGFKALDLKKPRQTVELLATVLVAVFFGLFYAVLTGAGLAFYHRALDHPQKHIPPILEDS, translated from the coding sequence ATGAGCGCGGAACTCCGCGCGTCCCCTTGGCTGGCGGGCGTGGCCACCAGCCGTCAGGACTGGCTGCCCGGCTTGCTGGCCGCCCTGCTGACCCTGCCGCAAGCCATCGCCCTGGCCACGCTGGCCGGAATGCCGGTGGAACACGGGCTTTATCTGTCGCTGCTGCCGGCCTTGGCGGCGACCTTGATCGGCAATTCCCGCGTGGCCCTGTCCGGTCCCAACACGGCGGCGAGCATCTTGCTCTATGCGTCGGCGACGATGTTCGCCACGCCTTACAGTCCGGTTTACGTCAATCAGGTTTTGCTGACCACCTTTTTCGCCGCCGTGTTTCAGTTCGCCTTCGTTTTCCTACGCGCGGGCAATCTGTTTCTCGACCTGCCGATTTCGGTGGCGCAAGGGATCATCGCCGGCACGGGGGTGCTGATTCTGTCCCAGCAAGTGGGGCCGTTGTTAGGGGTGATTATCAACGGTCAAGGCTTCATCGAATCGCTCGGCCAAGCGCTGTGCTTCGACGCCAAGAATTACTGGCCGCTGTTGGTGGGCGCGGTCGCCATCTTGGCGGGACTGACCGCCAAAGCCTTCAAGCTCGGCCGCTACCATCTCCTCATCGCGCTCGCCGCCGGGTGGCTCGCCGCCGACGTGTGCGATTGGCTGTTCGGCAGCGCCAACACCGCCTTCGAACGGCTGGGCCATCTGAACCTTACGATCCGCGTTTTGAGCGTGCCGACGGTCAACTGGACCGAACTGGTGGCGCTGTTCGCCGCCGTGAGCGACGGCTTGGCGGTGGCGGCGGTGGGCTCCCTGCAAGCCGCGATCATGGCCCGGACCACCTCGATGCTGATCCACGAACCGATGGCCGTCAACCGCGATATCCTCGGTCAGGCGGTGATGAATCTGCTGGCCACCTTCACCTCCGGCTTCGCCGGAGCGACCAGCTTCAACCGCACCTTGGCCAACATCGAATCCGGCGCTCGCAGCCGGGCTGCCGGCGCGATCGGCATCCTGATTTTAGGGATCGGCGTGGCCATCAGCGAACCCTGGCTGGCCCGAATTCCGCTGCCGGCGGTGGCGGGCGTCCTGGTGCTGGTGGCGATCGCGCTGATGAGCGGCTTTAAGGCGCTCGATTTGAAGAAACCGCGCCAAACGGTCGAGCTGTTGGCCACCGTGTTGGTCGCGGTGTTCTTCGGCCTGTTCTACGCGGTGTTGACCGGCGCCGGCTTGGCGTTTTATCACCGCGCCCTGGACCATCCGCAAAAACACATCCCGCCGATTTTAGAGGATTCTTAA